A genome region from Pseudomonas pergaminensis includes the following:
- a CDS encoding CynX/NimT family MFS transporter, whose amino-acid sequence MNLEAKRTTELEELLIDAEADDEEVQHAHPVVSRPWLLLLGLILVALNLRPALSSMSPLLAEVSQSLGLSAAKAGLLTTLPVLCLGLFAPTAPILARRFGAERVVLGILLTLAAGIILRSSFGELGLFAGSLIAGASIGIIGVLLPGIVKRDFAKQAGAMTGVYTMALCLGAALAAGSTVPLSHYFGDRWRIGLGFWIVPALVAALFWLPQVGHKHGAHRVAYRVKGLLRDPLAWQVTLYMGLQSSLAYIVFGWLPSILIGRGLTATEAGLALSGSIIVQLLSSLAAPWLATRGKDQRLAIVVVMLLTLGGLFGCLYAPLDGLWGWAILLGLGQGGTFSLALTLIVLRSRDAHVAANLSSMAQGIGYTLASMGPFAVGLVHDWTGGWTAVGWIFAVIGVGAIVAGLGAGRARYVAVSSERV is encoded by the coding sequence ATGAACCTTGAAGCCAAACGCACGACCGAACTTGAAGAGCTGCTGATCGACGCCGAAGCCGATGACGAGGAAGTGCAGCACGCCCACCCCGTGGTAAGCCGCCCGTGGCTGTTGCTGCTGGGCCTGATCCTGGTGGCGCTGAACCTGCGCCCGGCACTGTCGAGCATGTCGCCGCTGCTGGCTGAGGTCTCACAAAGCCTTGGGCTGTCGGCGGCCAAGGCCGGTTTACTGACCACTTTGCCGGTGCTGTGCCTGGGGCTATTCGCGCCCACGGCGCCGATCCTGGCCCGACGTTTCGGTGCCGAGCGCGTGGTGCTGGGGATTCTGCTGACGTTGGCCGCAGGGATCATCCTGCGCAGCTCATTCGGTGAGCTTGGCCTGTTCGCCGGCAGCCTGATCGCCGGGGCAAGTATCGGCATCATTGGTGTGTTGCTGCCGGGCATCGTCAAGCGCGACTTTGCCAAACAGGCGGGCGCGATGACCGGCGTCTACACCATGGCGCTGTGCCTGGGTGCGGCGTTGGCGGCGGGCTCGACGGTGCCACTCAGTCATTACTTCGGCGACCGTTGGCGCATTGGCTTGGGATTCTGGATTGTGCCGGCGTTGGTCGCGGCGTTGTTCTGGTTACCGCAAGTCGGGCACAAACACGGTGCCCATCGGGTCGCCTACCGCGTGAAGGGGTTGCTGCGCGACCCTCTAGCCTGGCAGGTGACCTTGTACATGGGCCTGCAATCGTCGTTGGCGTACATCGTGTTCGGCTGGCTGCCGTCGATCCTGATCGGTCGTGGCCTGACGGCCACCGAAGCCGGCTTGGCATTGTCGGGCTCGATCATTGTGCAATTGCTGAGCTCCCTCGCCGCACCGTGGCTGGCCACCCGTGGCAAGGACCAGCGCCTGGCAATCGTGGTGGTGATGCTGCTGACCCTCGGCGGCTTGTTCGGCTGCCTGTATGCGCCGCTCGACGGGCTGTGGGGCTGGGCGATTTTGCTGGGGCTGGGCCAGGGCGGCACGTTCAGCCTGGCGCTGACCTTGATCGTACTGCGCTCGCGGGACGCCCATGTCGCCGCCAACCTGTCGAGCATGGCCCAGGGCATCGGGTACACGCTGGCGTCCATGGGGCCGTTCGCAGTCGGCCTGGTGCATGACTGGACCGGCGGCTGGACGGCAGTGGGCTGGATCTTCGCGGTGATCGGCGTGGGCGCCATCGTTGCCGGCCTGGGCGCCGGCCGTGCGCGCTATGTGGCGGTCAGCAGCGAGCGGGTGTAA
- a CDS encoding DUF1120 domain-containing protein → MNTFSRRLVTLAFCLTAAPAFGASSVDLTVRGLITPSACTPLLSADGIVDHGRIPARSLNQHEFSALPTQTLDLSVSCNESVLFVLVGLDNRASSSLGPGFYYGLGNNIHEPSERLGTVSLGFRDVVVDGEPALVLASSNQGQTWFPESNAYPDTYMGFAKPGTLIPEAHRLLTATLQVNTSINASAFLTLKQEVPLDGSIVLDLRYL, encoded by the coding sequence ATGAACACCTTTTCACGCCGCCTGGTGACACTCGCTTTCTGCCTGACTGCCGCGCCTGCCTTTGGCGCATCCTCTGTCGATCTCACGGTCCGGGGCCTGATCACACCCAGCGCCTGCACACCGCTGCTTTCGGCCGACGGCATCGTCGATCATGGCCGGATCCCGGCGCGCAGTCTCAATCAGCATGAGTTCAGCGCCCTGCCCACCCAGACTCTGGACCTGAGTGTGAGCTGCAACGAGTCGGTGCTGTTCGTGCTGGTGGGTCTGGACAACCGCGCCAGCTCCTCCCTGGGCCCCGGGTTTTATTACGGCCTGGGGAACAACATCCATGAGCCTAGCGAGCGCTTGGGCACCGTGTCCCTGGGGTTCCGTGACGTGGTGGTAGATGGCGAACCCGCGCTGGTACTGGCGTCCAGCAACCAGGGCCAGACCTGGTTCCCGGAGTCCAATGCCTACCCGGACACCTACATGGGCTTCGCCAAGCCGGGCACGCTGATACCCGAAGCCCACCGCCTGCTGACCGCCACCTTGCAGGTGAATACATCGATCAACGCGTCAGCATTCCTGACCCTCAAACAAGAGGTGCCGCTGGACGGTTCCATCGTGCTCGACCTGAGGTACCTGTAG
- a CDS encoding DUF1120 domain-containing protein, whose protein sequence is MKTLLILVAAFAWLASAAATHAASTVELTVGGLITPMACTPVFSGGGVVDFGKISQQDLNQSTGTRLPLKSLTLTVSCNAPGRYALRMRDNRDGTAHVDSEIFYGLGLDGSGNKIGVYSVKFDPKQTVADSVTQLYGTESTTGGVAWRTANSNPIDIGSRSLLGFTETEGSTAGPSPIQVLSSTLTLEAVINAKQNLDLSHDVRMDGSATLEVVYL, encoded by the coding sequence ATGAAGACGTTATTGATTCTCGTGGCCGCCTTCGCCTGGCTTGCCAGTGCCGCCGCCACCCACGCTGCGTCCACTGTCGAACTCACTGTCGGCGGCTTGATCACCCCCATGGCCTGCACTCCGGTGTTCTCCGGCGGCGGGGTGGTCGATTTCGGCAAGATTTCCCAGCAAGACCTCAACCAATCCACCGGCACGCGGCTGCCACTCAAATCCCTGACCTTGACCGTCAGCTGCAACGCCCCGGGCCGCTACGCCCTGCGCATGCGCGATAACCGCGACGGCACCGCCCACGTCGACAGCGAAATTTTCTATGGGCTGGGCCTGGACGGCAGCGGCAACAAGATCGGTGTGTATTCGGTGAAATTCGACCCAAAACAGACCGTCGCCGACAGCGTCACGCAACTCTACGGCACCGAATCCACCACCGGCGGCGTGGCGTGGCGCACCGCCAATAGCAACCCGATCGATATCGGTTCGCGCAGCCTGCTGGGATTCACTGAGACCGAGGGCAGCACCGCCGGCCCTTCACCGATCCAGGTGCTGAGCAGCACGCTGACCCTGGAAGCGGTGATCAACGCCAAGCAGAACCTGGACCTGAGTCACGACGTGCGGATGGACGGCTCAGCCACCCTGGAAGTTGTTTACCTGTAA
- a CDS encoding DUF1120 domain-containing protein, with product MHLPIKPLVASLLLAGATQAIAASSVDLAVKGLITPSSCTPTLSNGGAVDYGKLSAKDLNVDKSTALPVQTLQLTVTCEAATLIAMESKDNREGSSYIDGVQYYGLGLINGSEKLGLMEMRLAPPVADGIAVRFIASYDGGTAWHPDRQLARDSITSVADMNSITPKPVQLLSADLQISPTIAPTNQLTLDNEASIDGSVTLTVRYL from the coding sequence ATGCACCTCCCCATCAAGCCCCTCGTTGCCAGCCTGCTGCTGGCAGGTGCTACCCAGGCGATCGCCGCCTCCAGCGTCGACCTCGCGGTCAAGGGCCTGATCACACCGAGTTCCTGCACCCCGACCCTGTCCAACGGTGGCGCGGTGGACTACGGCAAGCTCTCGGCCAAGGACCTCAACGTCGATAAATCGACCGCCCTCCCCGTTCAAACCCTGCAACTGACCGTCACGTGCGAGGCAGCCACCTTGATCGCCATGGAAAGCAAGGACAACCGCGAAGGCTCGAGCTACATCGACGGCGTGCAGTACTACGGCCTGGGGCTGATCAACGGCAGCGAGAAACTCGGCCTCATGGAGATGAGGCTAGCGCCCCCTGTCGCCGATGGCATCGCAGTCAGATTCATTGCGTCCTACGACGGCGGTACCGCCTGGCACCCCGACCGCCAGCTAGCGCGCGACAGCATCACTTCGGTAGCAGACATGAACAGTATCACGCCGAAACCTGTCCAGTTGCTCAGCGCAGATTTGCAGATCTCCCCAACCATTGCCCCGACAAACCAACTGACCCTGGATAACGAAGCCAGCATCGACGGCTCCGTGACCCTGACGGTCAGGTACCTGTAA
- a CDS encoding DUF1120 domain-containing protein, whose product MNLSIKPLVVTLLLVGATQAIAASSVDLAVKGLITPSSCTPTLSNGGAVDYGKISAKDLNADRKTLLPMQTLQLTVTCDAATLMAIEGKDNRAGSDYENDQMEYGLGLINGTEKLGGMTLGLRNPVADGVAARTIISYDSGNTWAPDYMFMDDTLLSVADASTVAPMPVQMFNADLQINPFIAPTNQLTLTNEAAIDGSVTLTVKYL is encoded by the coding sequence ATGAACCTCTCCATCAAGCCCCTCGTTGTCACCCTGCTGCTGGTAGGTGCCACCCAGGCGATCGCCGCCTCCAGCGTCGACCTCGCGGTCAAGGGCCTGATCACACCGAGTTCCTGCACACCGACCCTGTCCAATGGTGGCGCGGTGGATTACGGCAAGATCTCGGCCAAGGATCTCAACGCGGACCGCAAGACGCTCCTGCCCATGCAAACCCTGCAACTGACGGTCACCTGCGACGCAGCGACCCTGATGGCCATAGAGGGCAAGGACAACCGCGCAGGCTCAGATTACGAAAACGACCAGATGGAGTACGGACTGGGGCTGATCAACGGCACTGAAAAGCTCGGCGGCATGACACTGGGGCTGCGCAACCCGGTGGCGGACGGCGTGGCGGCCAGAACCATCATTTCCTATGACAGTGGTAACACTTGGGCTCCCGATTACATGTTCATGGACGACACCCTTCTTTCGGTGGCCGACGCGAGCACCGTGGCACCAATGCCGGTCCAAATGTTCAACGCCGACCTGCAGATCAACCCGTTCATTGCCCCGACGAACCAACTGACCCTGACCAACGAAGCCGCCATCGACGGCTCCGTGACCCTAACGGTCAAGTATTTGTAA
- a CDS encoding DUF1120 domain-containing protein, translating to MDLKPVLYVLGVLISPHALAVEECQLNLSQTQLDFGLMNRAVALVPAPERLLGERQLSLTLNCPQPTDMSVFYRGLGAGPGRFRFTERGSYALQVREAVLDGQAVELGLIAGPGQAPSAVGAPLEWQPDHGVVPMRGGVAVTGRNLSLQLDASAWASEDAARVRDAVTWDTAGLFDALGAGRSRELRWQARFAPAACTPTLSNGGHVELGKLSVGDLSVDKDTALAPRALSLSVTCDAPTAFAMRMQDNRQGSATGTGDETSYGLGLDASRQKIGRYRLLFNPAHITADSFAQVFSTDSTTGSLPWSNAGARITAIGANRYLGFSSTSGSTGGPSAIQNLNATLSLEATVAPLGSLDLGNEVRLDGSGTLEIHYL from the coding sequence ATGGACCTGAAACCGGTCTTGTACGTCTTGGGCGTGTTGATCAGCCCCCACGCCCTGGCCGTCGAAGAATGCCAGCTCAATCTCAGCCAGACGCAGTTGGACTTCGGCTTGATGAACCGCGCCGTGGCCTTGGTGCCCGCGCCCGAGCGATTGTTGGGGGAGCGGCAGTTGAGCCTCACGCTGAACTGCCCGCAGCCCACCGACATGAGTGTGTTTTATCGCGGGTTGGGCGCGGGGCCTGGGCGGTTTCGCTTCACCGAACGCGGCAGTTACGCCTTGCAAGTGCGCGAAGCGGTGCTGGACGGCCAGGCAGTCGAGCTCGGTCTGATCGCAGGCCCTGGGCAAGCACCGTCCGCAGTCGGTGCTCCATTGGAATGGCAGCCTGACCACGGCGTGGTGCCGATGCGCGGTGGCGTCGCGGTAACCGGGCGCAACCTGTCGCTGCAATTGGACGCCAGTGCCTGGGCCAGTGAAGACGCTGCCCGGGTGCGCGACGCGGTCACCTGGGACACCGCTGGACTGTTCGATGCCCTCGGCGCCGGCCGCTCGCGGGAATTGCGCTGGCAGGCACGTTTTGCACCGGCGGCGTGTACGCCCACCCTGTCCAACGGCGGCCACGTGGAGCTGGGCAAATTGTCAGTCGGCGATCTGTCCGTCGACAAGGACACCGCTCTGGCGCCACGTGCGTTATCGCTCAGCGTGACTTGCGATGCACCCACCGCATTTGCCATGCGCATGCAGGACAACCGTCAGGGCTCGGCCACCGGTACCGGCGATGAAACCAGTTATGGCCTGGGCCTGGACGCCAGCCGACAGAAAATCGGGCGCTACCGGCTGCTGTTCAACCCCGCGCACATCACCGCCGACAGCTTTGCCCAGGTTTTCAGCACCGACTCCACCACCGGCAGCCTGCCGTGGAGCAACGCCGGCGCACGCATCACGGCAATAGGCGCCAATCGTTACCTGGGTTTCAGCAGCACATCCGGCAGTACCGGCGGGCCCAGCGCCATTCAAAACCTCAATGCCACGCTGAGCCTGGAGGCGACTGTCGCCCCCCTGGGCTCCCTGGACCTGGGCAACGAGGTACGCCTCGACGGCTCGGGCACTCTCGAAATTCACTACTTGTAG
- a CDS encoding fimbria/pilus outer membrane usher protein encodes MNTLITDRGGEALPDVSSRRSRALLAGLALSCALPAGEILADELLLAGSFDPQTLSQRGIDPELANMLLQAPRFGAGRHAVNLIVNGQRRGRVDVLFDGQGTLCFNRALLDAGNLVVPGDTGDTDCTGFLDAHPRTVIEQDPANLSLSLVVSTEALRPVEQDISGYQTGGFAGLLNYDLTGLYNEYGDDTSHFGSANTEVGFNAGDWIVRSRQVQTWQDSQSRSTHLDAYAQRTFAAQQAVLQAGQISLYNPVLAGTQITGAQVLTETALQEQNQGATIDGIANSPAQVEIRQNGTLIHSTVVPAGPFSLRDVRRLNNRSDVEVTVKESTGEERRFTVPAAMLGLGLPAPGYSVAAGRVRKIGDSDGAEPWVVSAGWNGAVHPQASLGAGLLVADAYRSAGLSLGWLPWQDSQFQFSAQAAQASRTDTEQGVQTDLSWSQRLSERWAVSTALSWRSLGYRDLDESTYSTYTHEQQRSRYRDQQSATASWSHPSLGAFSAGFSRSASYAGFSSSRALASWGTSFGNVSVSASAEWQVGGRQQSDDSLYLTVSVPLGESRRGRAWARNTGGEHRLGVGLSEQLNDQLSYRVGVERDSRDREVESSLGMSALPYYSQLDFNYTRSDRERSSYQGGARGGVVVHGDGVTFSPYPVRDTFAVMSVGEMAGVKVNTPSGPVWTDWQGQAVVPQVSAYGRSPVEVQTRSLPRNADISNGLAVISAGRGAVDSVQFGVHLTRRALLNVTTDDGQPLPRGAAVSTADGEFITLVQEGSQVFLPDVLDTRPLWVKAPGQARCRLDFALPKNSDPDVYFETAPARCRQP; translated from the coding sequence GTGAACACACTAATAACTGATCGTGGCGGCGAAGCCCTGCCCGACGTTTCATCCCGCCGTTCCCGCGCACTCCTGGCCGGCCTGGCACTGAGCTGCGCACTGCCGGCGGGCGAGATTCTCGCCGATGAGCTGCTGCTGGCCGGCTCCTTCGACCCCCAGACCCTGTCCCAGCGCGGCATCGATCCGGAACTGGCAAACATGCTGTTGCAGGCGCCACGCTTCGGGGCCGGCCGGCATGCAGTCAACCTGATCGTCAACGGTCAGCGGCGCGGTCGCGTGGATGTGCTGTTCGACGGTCAGGGCACGCTGTGCTTCAACCGTGCCTTGCTCGACGCCGGCAACCTGGTGGTGCCTGGCGACACGGGTGATACGGATTGCACCGGGTTTCTCGACGCCCACCCGCGCACCGTGATCGAGCAGGACCCGGCTAACCTGAGCCTGTCGCTGGTGGTGTCAACCGAGGCCCTGCGCCCGGTGGAACAGGACATTTCCGGCTACCAGACCGGTGGCTTTGCCGGCCTGCTCAACTACGATTTGACCGGCCTCTACAACGAATACGGTGACGACACGTCGCACTTCGGCTCGGCCAATACCGAAGTGGGTTTCAACGCCGGTGACTGGATCGTGCGCAGCCGCCAGGTACAGACCTGGCAAGACAGCCAATCACGCAGCACCCACCTGGATGCCTATGCCCAACGCACCTTCGCTGCCCAGCAGGCGGTGTTGCAGGCCGGGCAGATCAGCCTCTACAACCCGGTACTGGCAGGCACGCAGATCACCGGCGCGCAGGTGCTGACCGAAACCGCCTTGCAGGAACAGAACCAGGGCGCAACCATCGATGGCATTGCCAACAGCCCGGCCCAGGTCGAGATCCGCCAGAACGGCACGCTGATCCATTCCACCGTGGTGCCGGCCGGGCCGTTTTCGCTGCGCGATGTGCGTCGCTTGAACAATCGCTCGGACGTGGAAGTCACGGTCAAGGAAAGCACCGGCGAGGAGCGGCGCTTTACTGTGCCGGCGGCGATGCTTGGCCTCGGGTTACCGGCCCCGGGCTATTCGGTGGCGGCGGGACGCGTGCGCAAGATCGGCGACAGCGACGGCGCCGAACCCTGGGTGGTCAGCGCCGGCTGGAACGGCGCGGTACACCCCCAAGCCAGCCTAGGCGCCGGACTGTTGGTAGCGGATGCCTATCGCTCGGCGGGCTTGAGCCTGGGCTGGTTGCCCTGGCAGGACAGCCAGTTTCAATTCTCCGCGCAGGCAGCCCAAGCCAGTCGCACCGATACCGAACAGGGCGTACAGACTGACCTGTCATGGTCCCAGCGCTTGAGCGAGCGCTGGGCTGTCAGCACCGCCCTGTCGTGGCGTTCCCTGGGCTACCGCGACCTGGATGAATCGACCTATTCCACCTACACCCATGAACAGCAACGCTCGCGCTACCGCGACCAGCAAAGCGCCACCGCGTCCTGGTCACACCCGTCATTAGGTGCGTTCAGCGCCGGCTTCTCGCGCTCGGCCTCCTATGCGGGTTTCAGCAGCAGCCGCGCGCTGGCGTCATGGGGCACCAGTTTCGGCAACGTCTCGGTGTCCGCGAGTGCCGAATGGCAGGTCGGTGGCCGGCAGCAGAGCGATGACAGCCTGTACCTCACCGTCAGCGTGCCCCTGGGCGAGAGCCGTCGCGGCCGCGCCTGGGCGCGCAACACCGGCGGAGAACACCGCCTGGGCGTCGGCCTCAGCGAGCAACTCAACGACCAGTTGAGTTACCGCGTGGGCGTGGAGCGCGACAGCCGTGACCGCGAGGTGGAGTCGTCCCTCGGTATGTCCGCCTTGCCGTATTACAGCCAGCTCGACTTCAACTACACCCGCTCCGACCGCGAACGCTCCAGCTACCAAGGCGGCGCGCGCGGCGGCGTGGTGGTGCATGGCGACGGCGTGACGTTCTCGCCCTACCCGGTGCGCGATACCTTCGCGGTGATGTCCGTGGGCGAAATGGCCGGCGTCAAGGTCAACACCCCCAGCGGCCCGGTATGGACCGACTGGCAAGGCCAGGCGGTGGTGCCGCAGGTCAGCGCCTATGGCCGCAGCCCGGTGGAAGTGCAAACCCGTTCGCTGCCGCGCAATGCCGATATCAGCAATGGGCTGGCGGTGATTTCCGCTGGGCGCGGGGCCGTCGACAGCGTGCAGTTTGGCGTGCATCTGACGCGTCGCGCCCTGCTGAACGTGACCACCGACGACGGCCAGCCCCTGCCCCGCGGCGCGGCGGTGAGCACCGCCGATGGCGAGTTCATCACCCTGGTGCAGGAAGGCAGCCAGGTGTTCCTGCCCGACGTGCTCGACACGCGCCCCCTGTGGGTCAAAGCCCCAGGCCAGGCGCGCTGCCGACTCGACTTTGCACTGCCGAAAAACAGTGACCCGGATGTGTATTTCGAGACCGCACCAGCCCGGTGCCGCCAACCATGA
- a CDS encoding DUF1120 domain-containing protein, translating into MKAFFPTCTATLLLAAASIVQAASSTDLTVKGMITPSACSPALSNGGSLDFGKISSSDLRKDRPTYLPRQTLQMTVTCEGATMMALEAKDNREGTESSNDYYNFGLGLINGTERLGYLTISPMNRVADGVGVSGIVSWDGGTTWEREPMIVDNGLYSVAPLGSLTPIPVTLLTTDLSVSGVIAPTQNLTLDNEVNMDGSVTITVRYL; encoded by the coding sequence ATGAAAGCATTTTTCCCTACTTGCACGGCCACCCTGTTGCTGGCTGCCGCCTCCATTGTGCAGGCGGCCAGCAGCACCGACCTCACGGTCAAGGGCATGATCACGCCTAGCGCTTGCAGCCCCGCGTTGTCCAACGGCGGATCGTTGGACTTTGGCAAGATTTCCTCCAGTGACCTACGCAAGGACCGGCCCACCTACCTGCCGCGACAAACGCTGCAAATGACGGTGACGTGCGAAGGCGCGACGATGATGGCCCTGGAGGCCAAAGACAACCGCGAAGGCACCGAGTCCTCCAATGACTATTACAACTTTGGACTTGGCCTGATCAATGGCACAGAGAGACTGGGCTACCTGACCATAAGTCCGATGAATCGCGTCGCTGACGGGGTCGGCGTCAGCGGTATTGTTTCATGGGACGGCGGGACGACCTGGGAGCGGGAGCCCATGATAGTGGATAACGGCCTTTACTCCGTCGCCCCCTTGGGCTCATTGACTCCGATACCGGTAACGCTGCTGACCACCGACCTGTCTGTCTCGGGGGTAATCGCTCCGACGCAAAACCTGACCTTGGACAACGAGGTGAACATGGACGGCTCCGTGACCATCACAGTCAGATACTTGTAA
- a CDS encoding DUF1120 domain-containing protein, whose amino-acid sequence MNSPTPAVFALLMAACTPAVFAASTTDVSVTGIITPSSCTPTLSEGGVVDHGKLTVKDLDRDQPTRLPVGEMNLAVHCEGATFFTLSTVDNRSGSSAINPVFHGLGKVNEDQDLGSVAFGVFEPIADSVPVTAIMSRDGGGSWGPSSYLGHAALTSFAAPGDTSTPIAMQDLSARLRAFTIVVPASDLTLLDEVPIDGHATLQLKYW is encoded by the coding sequence ATGAATAGCCCCACCCCCGCTGTTTTTGCCCTGCTGATGGCGGCTTGCACGCCGGCGGTCTTCGCCGCCAGCACTACCGACGTGAGCGTCACCGGGATCATCACCCCGAGCTCCTGCACGCCGACGCTTTCGGAAGGTGGTGTGGTGGATCACGGCAAATTGACGGTCAAGGACCTGGATCGCGACCAACCCACCCGCCTGCCCGTCGGTGAGATGAACCTGGCCGTGCATTGCGAAGGCGCGACGTTCTTCACCCTGAGCACCGTCGACAACCGCTCGGGAAGCTCGGCGATCAACCCGGTGTTCCACGGGCTGGGCAAGGTCAACGAAGACCAGGACCTGGGCAGTGTGGCTTTCGGGGTGTTCGAGCCGATCGCCGACAGCGTGCCGGTGACCGCCATCATGTCCCGCGATGGGGGCGGCAGTTGGGGGCCGTCTTCGTACCTGGGGCACGCCGCGTTGACCTCATTCGCCGCGCCCGGCGACACCAGCACGCCCATTGCCATGCAGGACCTGAGCGCGCGCTTGCGCGCCTTCACCATCGTGGTTCCGGCCAGCGACCTGACGCTGCTCGATGAGGTGCCCATCGACGGGCACGCCACCTTGCAACTCAAGTATTGGTAA
- a CDS encoding fimbria/pilus chaperone family protein, producing the protein MISPNRARRLGACLVLLFCGPLLADGMVPDTSVVIVNEDDGEASVSVTNTDDKLALLHVTLEDIPEDPEPLLFVTPPLARVEPSKSQLIRFILQSPKPLETQRLKRVIFEGMPQGRSTTEAGHARVGVTVRQNLPVIVHPKGLAPNRTPWTGLSWSLDQTQLTVHNPTPYVVRLAQELRLLPGTGSALLPRTYVLPGETLSVTASAAGATRVQLQPATVYGFAVAPYEAPITL; encoded by the coding sequence ATGATTTCCCCGAACCGCGCCCGACGCCTGGGCGCCTGTCTTGTTCTGCTGTTCTGCGGCCCACTGCTGGCCGACGGCATGGTGCCGGACACCTCCGTGGTGATCGTCAACGAAGACGACGGTGAAGCCTCAGTGTCGGTGACCAACACCGACGACAAGCTGGCCCTGCTGCACGTCACCCTGGAAGACATTCCCGAAGACCCGGAACCGCTGCTGTTTGTCACGCCGCCCCTGGCTCGGGTCGAACCGTCCAAGAGCCAACTGATCCGCTTCATCCTGCAATCGCCCAAGCCGCTGGAAACCCAGCGCCTCAAGCGGGTGATTTTCGAAGGCATGCCCCAGGGCCGTTCGACCACCGAGGCCGGGCATGCCCGCGTCGGCGTGACCGTGCGCCAGAACCTGCCGGTGATTGTGCATCCCAAGGGCCTGGCACCGAACCGCACGCCCTGGACCGGCTTGAGCTGGAGCCTGGACCAGACTCAGTTGACGGTGCACAACCCGACGCCGTACGTGGTGCGTCTGGCCCAGGAACTGCGGCTGTTGCCAGGCACGGGCTCGGCGCTGTTGCCGCGCACTTATGTACTGCCGGGGGAAACCCTGAGCGTAACGGCCAGTGCAGCCGGGGCCACCCGCGTGCAACTGCAACCGGCCACCGTCTACGGCTTTGCCGTGGCGCCTTACGAAGCACCGATCACGCTTTAG
- a CDS encoding DUF1120 domain-containing protein yields MKAIQIPLAACVGLACALQAQAASTVDLSVSGVITPSACTPSLSNGGVYDLGKLAAKDLNSDQPTRLPASSLHFAINCEAMTLLALEPKDNRLGSSYSEYSSTFGLGLAGNSAKIGFLQITLESVVADDVDMNPIGSTGPDTWAPSAVLSHHFLTAFTPDRTHVPAAIQHLTGDLQFIPYLAPTNTLPLTEEVHFEASATLSIKYL; encoded by the coding sequence ATGAAAGCAATACAGATTCCACTGGCCGCCTGCGTAGGGCTGGCCTGCGCGTTACAGGCCCAGGCCGCCTCGACCGTCGACCTGAGCGTCAGCGGCGTGATCACTCCCAGTGCCTGCACACCCAGCTTGTCCAATGGCGGTGTGTATGACTTGGGCAAGCTTGCAGCCAAGGACCTGAACAGCGATCAACCCACACGGCTGCCCGCCTCCAGCCTGCACTTTGCAATCAACTGTGAAGCCATGACCTTGCTGGCCCTGGAACCCAAGGATAACCGCCTCGGTTCCAGCTACAGCGAATACTCCAGCACGTTCGGCCTGGGACTGGCTGGCAACAGCGCCAAAATCGGTTTCCTGCAAATCACCCTCGAGTCGGTGGTGGCCGACGACGTTGACATGAATCCTATTGGCTCGACGGGGCCCGATACCTGGGCCCCATCAGCCGTGTTGTCGCACCACTTCCTGACTGCGTTCACCCCTGATCGGACTCATGTCCCAGCAGCGATACAACATCTGACGGGCGACCTACAGTTCATTCCCTACCTCGCCCCCACTAACACCCTGCCGCTTACCGAAGAAGTGCACTTCGAAGCCTCAGCGACCCTGAGCATCAAGTACCTATAG